CTGGCAGAAAAGGTCGTTTCGCTAAGGAAGAAGGCTGGCTGGTCGCAGGAGGACCTGGCCGAAAGACTCGATGTCTCGCGTCAATCAGTCTCAAAATGGGAGAGTTCGAACAGTACCCCTGACCCGAATAAGATTATCTTGCTGGCAGATATCTTCGAGGTTTCGACCGACTACCTATTAAGAGATAAGCAGGAGGTTTCGCATCCCTCCCAGTCCAGCAAGAAGAATGAGGCCACTCAGTTACACCTTGAACAAGCCTCGAACTACGTCAATTACAAGGTTAGTGCCTCATGGCTTGTATCTAAAGGAGTCTCTTTGTGCGTCGTCTCACCAATAGGACTTTTCTCATGTCTTGCTATGTATGAAATGGGCTACTTCGACTCCTCACGAAATACGGCTGTAATGGCTGGCCTTGTATTCTTGCTTCTTATGATTGCCGCAAGCATCAGTTTTTTTTATCAGAACGAACCAGTTCGAAGACGAAACCCTCCCTCTTGAAAAGGGAGAATTTGAACTAGCCAACGGTATAGTCAACGTTTATGAGCAAAAGCTACGAAGCTTTAGACGAA
The genomic region above belongs to Pseudobacteriovorax antillogorgiicola and contains:
- a CDS encoding helix-turn-helix domain-containing protein, with protein sequence MILAEKVVSLRKKAGWSQEDLAERLDVSRQSVSKWESSNSTPDPNKIILLADIFEVSTDYLLRDKQEVSHPSQSSKKNEATQLHLEQASNYVNYKVSASWLVSKGVSLCVVSPIGLFSCLAMYEMGYFDSSRNTAVMAGLVFLLLMIAASISFFYQNEPVRRRNPPS